From Anticarsia gemmatalis isolate Benzon Research Colony breed Stoneville strain chromosome 27, ilAntGemm2 primary, whole genome shotgun sequence, one genomic window encodes:
- the Dhfr gene encoding dihydrofolate reductase, protein MSAKSTLNLIAAACENMGIGANGSLPWRLKKEMAYFTTMTSKVKDPTKLNAVIMGRKTWDSIPDKYKPLSDRLNIVLTHNVDSVKEKAPKEVVVVPSIDEAITHIEGRDDVESTWVIGGSSIYEAAMAHPNCGKIYLTEIQKSFDCDTFFPHIDKQQFQVVDEEAIPSERQTEGDITYYFRVYRKL, encoded by the exons atGTCGGCAAAATCTACATTGAATTTAATAGCCGCTGCTTGTGAGAATATGGGTATTGGAGCTAATGGATCGCTGCCATGGCGTCTGAA AAAAGAAATGGCATACTTCACAACAATGACGTCTAAGGTTAAGGACCCTACTAAACTGAACGCGGTGATCATGGGCCGCAAGACATGGGACTCAATACCTGATAAATACAAACCACTGAGCGACAGACTAAATATTGTGCTTACACATAACGTTGATAGTGTAAAGGAAAAg GCACCAAAAGAAGTAGTGGTAGTCCCAAGTATAGATGAAGCCATCACACACATAGAGGGGAGAGATGATGTTGAGTCTACGTGGGTTATAGGAGGCTCTTCTATATATGAG GCAGCAATGGCCCACCCGAACTGCGGCAAGATCTATCTAACAGAGATACAGAAATCTTTCGACTGCGACACATTCTTCCCCCACATAGATAAGCAGCAGTTCCAGGTGGTGGACGAGGAGGCGATACCCTCCGAGCGACAGACCGAGGGAGACATCACTTACTACTTCAGAGTCTATAGgaaactgtaa